DNA sequence from the Paenibacillus azoreducens genome:
ATACGGAAAAAGCAAGTAAAGTCACCATAAAGGCTACACCTCCCGTGAATTTAGCATTATCTCTGGCTGAGAATCCCATAAGCTTTGAAGAATTGCTTCAACAATTGATCAAGGAATTCGGGGGGATGGAAAATGCGGGAGAAGAAGTGATTACGAATTTCCTTTGGGAATTATTCTCGAAAGAATTTCTAATCAGCGAATTACGCCCGCCTTTAACCCTTTCATCACCGCTAGAGTATATATTGCACTGTCTTGATCGGCTTGAGGGAGTAGAGAAGGAGAGGGAATGTTTACGAAATGTCAAAATATTGATGCAAACATATGATTCCTGTGATTTGGGAGAGGGAATCGATACATTTCTTGAACTAACCAGTTATATGAGCCGTTTTTGCGACACCAAATCAGTGGTTCAAGTGGATTTGGGGCTTGCTGCCGAGACCATTCATTTGAACTCATCCGTAGGGGATGAGATCGCCAAAGCTGCCGAGATTTTATGGATGATGTCAAGTTCCAAACGCGGATTTTCCCATTTAAAGGAGTATCATTCCAAGTTTCTGGATGCTTATGGCATAGCTTGTGATGTTCCGATATTGGAACTTTTGAACGAAGAGACAGGTCTCGGTGTACCCTCAGCATATTTAAATCCAAATGTTGTAGAACCGGATAAGCAGGAAATGACAGACAAGGAAATTGGACGGGAACTGAAATTAATGGAGCTTGTAGAACAATCCTTATTAAATCGCGATGAGGAGATCGAAATAACGGATTCATTTATAGATGCATATGTAGAAAGTGATAGGAATACAGATGAGGCCTCGCACTCCATAGAAATATATGCCGAAGTGATAGCATCTTCTCCCCAGGCTGTTGATCGCGGGGAATTTACATTGGCAATAGCGCCGAATCCCGGTTCTTTTGATGCCGGGGCAACATTCGGAAGATTTCTAGATATGTTTTCTGATGAAACTAAGGAATGGATAGGAAATATTCGCAAGCGGCGCGAGGAGATACAACCTAATACTATTTTTGCCGAAGCGACATATATTCCGGCGTACGGGAGGGTTGCCAATGTCATGTTGACTCCAGGATTGAGCGAATACGAGATTGGAATCGGGACAAACACCGCACCCGGTAAAAAACAGATCGCTCTTGATGATCTTGTCGTTTGCGCAACCCACGATAAACTTATTTTGAAATCCAAAAGTTTAGGAAAGCAAGTGAATGTAACGGCGGGACATATGCTGAATTTTCGAAATTCCCCTCACATCTATCGTTTTTTACGAGAGCTCTCATTTGAATCTGTCCGACCATGGCAACCCTTTGAATGGGGGAAGCTAGAGCAACTTCCGTTTCTGCCCAGAGTGCGTTATCGCAAGACGATCCTGTCCCCGGCAAAATGGAATTTGTTTATAACCAATTGCCCGGCGAAGGAAGAAATACAAGATGATGATGAATGGTATGCCTGGGTACAAAACTGGAAATCTGAGTGGAGGGTCCCGAGATTCGTATATATGGTTGACTCCGACAATCGGATACTGCTTGATTTGGAACATATGGAATTTGTAAAGGAAATGAGAAAAGAGTTGTTGTCTCATAAGGTGGTTACTCTTCATGAAAGATTAGGCTCCTTAGAAGACCGGTGGGTGAAAAATCATGAGGGGCATTTTGTGGCGGAATGTGTCTTTCAATTGGAGAAGAGGGATCAGCAAAAAATCCCCGATGAAGTTTCTCCTCTAATCAGAATGGCCCCTAAGGAAGAAAAAATGAAACTCCCTGGAAGCGAATGGCTTTTCGTAAAGCTATATGGCGGAGAAGACAGGCAGGATGAGTTTCTTTCCAATGCCATTATTCAGTTCGCTGAAAAAGCAATCCAGGACAAGGATGCTGAAAAATGGTTCTTTATGCGATATGGTGACCCGGATCTTCATATACGGTTACGATTTAATGGAAATCCCGAAATCCTGATGAGTCGATTGATGCCGAAACTCCATCAATGGGGCCAGGAATGCGTTAATGAAGGGTTGATCCGCAAAATGGTCATTGACACCTATGAACGTGAAGTTGAGCGGTACGGAGGACCTAGGCTCATATCTGCGGCAGAACATGTATTTCACTTGGATAGCAAAGCGGCATGTGCTTTAATCCATCTTCTTAGGTATAAACAAATAGATTGGCCCAATTATATCGTTGCAGCCGTAAGCGCTATCGACATGATGAAAAATTTCAATTTGGGCTATGAGCAGCAGCTCGAACTTCTGGATTCAACTGTAGACAAAAAACAATATCAGAAAGAATTTCGTGAATGGCGTTCCGACCTGCTGGAAGTATTCTCTGCTGAGGATTGTTATGAGATTTTAAACACCAAACCGGGTGGAAGCGTTCTTCGGCATGCCTTTGAAATAAGAGCATCAGCTATTCAAAATTACATGGAGCAAATGAGCCAGGAGCATGAAAAGAAACAAATAATTAACGATGTCCCCAATATCATTATGAGTGTCATGCACATGCATTTTAATCGTTTGTTTGGAATTAATCGGGAATTAGAGGAGAAAGCAATGGTATTTGCCAGACATGCCCTGGACAGCGTTATTCAATACCATAAACATGTGAAGAGATAGGTGATGATGATGTCACAT
Encoded proteins:
- a CDS encoding lantibiotic dehydratase, which gives rise to MQKNIEPQVTENKTSTLYKPLPFFMMRSPLLPLEFFDELVSSGDFHSYLEKVLDNEKILESILVSSTRLYEALPYLTQSNKKKRNQVSSSVLKYLSRMSTRPTPFGLYAAVASGKLTNHTKINMASKLLFKRSRPDMEWLLGIVGELEKRIDVVKQLRVVKNSVVQNTGGRIVLLYPSSGGQFSNENTEKASKVTIKATPPVNLALSLAENPISFEELLQQLIKEFGGMENAGEEVITNFLWELFSKEFLISELRPPLTLSSPLEYILHCLDRLEGVEKERECLRNVKILMQTYDSCDLGEGIDTFLELTSYMSRFCDTKSVVQVDLGLAAETIHLNSSVGDEIAKAAEILWMMSSSKRGFSHLKEYHSKFLDAYGIACDVPILELLNEETGLGVPSAYLNPNVVEPDKQEMTDKEIGRELKLMELVEQSLLNRDEEIEITDSFIDAYVESDRNTDEASHSIEIYAEVIASSPQAVDRGEFTLAIAPNPGSFDAGATFGRFLDMFSDETKEWIGNIRKRREEIQPNTIFAEATYIPAYGRVANVMLTPGLSEYEIGIGTNTAPGKKQIALDDLVVCATHDKLILKSKSLGKQVNVTAGHMLNFRNSPHIYRFLRELSFESVRPWQPFEWGKLEQLPFLPRVRYRKTILSPAKWNLFITNCPAKEEIQDDDEWYAWVQNWKSEWRVPRFVYMVDSDNRILLDLEHMEFVKEMRKELLSHKVVTLHERLGSLEDRWVKNHEGHFVAECVFQLEKRDQQKIPDEVSPLIRMAPKEEKMKLPGSEWLFVKLYGGEDRQDEFLSNAIIQFAEKAIQDKDAEKWFFMRYGDPDLHIRLRFNGNPEILMSRLMPKLHQWGQECVNEGLIRKMVIDTYEREVERYGGPRLISAAEHVFHLDSKAACALIHLLRYKQIDWPNYIVAAVSAIDMMKNFNLGYEQQLELLDSTVDKKQYQKEFREWRSDLLEVFSAEDCYEILNTKPGGSVLRHAFEIRASAIQNYMEQMSQEHEKKQIINDVPNIIMSVMHMHFNRLFGINRELEEKAMVFARHALDSVIQYHKHVKR